Proteins from one Diprion similis isolate iyDipSimi1 chromosome 3, iyDipSimi1.1, whole genome shotgun sequence genomic window:
- the LOC124404488 gene encoding 39S ribosomal protein L38, mitochondrial: protein MANVLFRIISSELIATKSQQIRYGHRVRGKPPGIARTLEQRLAELKPYNPALQFKVDIGLPAVQKSKRAILAQQLEHRKKIQSDPNLERLARHKELRIDLDETEKIWQETSGAYDCRKIAEHYNIFQDLYGDAYFTPRVPLNISYTINDDGDLAKAFRGNILKPLETSKPPEVAYESDPNTLWTLLLTCPDGNLVEENSEYCHWFIGNIPGSDVEKGEMLMDYLKPIPLGGTGYHRYIFILYKQDKKLDFSAFRKEQPCLDLKERNWNTYNFYKDHQDFLTPAGLSFFQADWDSSVKDFFHNTLGTEEPTFEYNFPQPHIAKQRWFPLRMPFNLYMDKYRDPKQIHKEYLLKKLKKTHPFKEPEAPLRYPNAQYIDRSVPSWLKLEIRKERLGWGRINDV, encoded by the exons atggcgAACGTCTTGTTTAGGATAATTTCGAGCGAGTTGATAGCTACTAAAAGTCAACAGATACGTTATGGGCACAGAGTGCGAGGAAAACCGCCTGGAATTGCAAGGACTTTGGAACAACGATTGGCAG aacTCAAACCATACAACCCTGCGCTACAATTTAAAGTAGACATTGGATTACCGGCTGTTCAGAAATCCAAACGCGCTATTCTTGCTCAGCAGCTCGAACATCGCAAGAAAATTCAGTCGGATCCCAACCTGGAACGACTGGCACGACACAAGGAGC TTAGAATTGATTTAGATGAGACCGAAAAGATATGGCAGGAGACTTCCGGGGCTTATGATTGTCGTAAAATTGCCGAACACTACAACATCTTCCAAGACCTTTATGGAGACGCTTATTTCACTCCTAGAGTTCCACTGAACATTAGTTACACCATTAATGATGATGGAGATCTCGCAAAGGCTTTCAGGGGAAACATTCTCAAGCCTCTTGAAACTAGCAAACCACCTGAAGTTGCCTATGAGTCCGACCCAAACACCTTGTGGACGCTGCTGCTGACTTGTCCAGATGGAAACTTGGTTGAGGAGAACAGCGAATATTGCCATTGGTTTAT tgGTAATATTCCTGGATCTGATGTGGAGAAAGGCGAGATGTTAATGGATTACCTAAAGCCCATTCCACTAGGCGGAACTGGCTATCATAGatacattttcattctttataaGCAAGATAagaaacttgatttttcaGCTTTCAGGAAGGAGCAGCCGTG CCTTGACTTGAAGGAACGTAACTGGAACACTTACAACTTCTACAAAGATCATCAGGACTTTTTAACGCCTGCTGGGCTCTCCTTCTTCCAAGCTGACTGGGATTCATCTGTCAAAGACTTTTTCCACAATACTCTTg GTACAGAGGAACCGACATTTGAGTACAACTTCCCACAACCTCATATTGCAAAACAGAGGTGGTTCCCTCTGAGAATGCCGTTCAATCTGTACATGGACAAGTACCGAGATCCAAAACAAATTCACAAGgaatatttgttgaaaaaattgaaaaaaactcaTCCATTCAAGGAGCCAGAAGCACCTCTGCGCTATCCTAATGCTCAATACATTGACCGTAGTGTTCCTTCCTGGTTGAAgcttgaaataagaaaagaacgTCTGGGCTGGGGGCGCATCAatgatgtttaa